From Candidatus Zixiibacteriota bacterium, the proteins below share one genomic window:
- the porU gene encoding type IX secretion system sortase PorU, with product MTFSCRFTALIFCALLSLYSSSEAKEAKVAVFRSSAQGLSLRLTADGQVDATATGVSQATAAERTWIEAADGSAQEAYVICFYSPNRNLASLVSAKLTVGDKALRSVGNSVVENVAEVSVVAPVLIRGRWVGKVVVPVEAQRGGTYYEVTAAEIELVFSGEPELREERSAGPLDRLLDELAVNAEQAAAWTQPLRKSVGAAVYNPFALSGSWVRIAVTESGLYKITRSDLTNAGVSMSGVDPRTLRLFHAGGKPLPVPNATPRDSLTEVAIVVAGEADGNFGNDDYVMFYGNGGDFWESQAGPAYVQHPYSDRNVYYLAIGGTFPEPARRMGTVSGDRNDVIDTVSRTIDYLHFEEEAQFSQSGDDVFDYYNWYWGLAGDLTLFVNLPQPAPQSVNRFRIKTTRQTFNLKLNNFDIPRDSSVGLVHFYTSNRLTNGLNQFSIDYAFNDGYTDYLEVELERDLNLPASGQLLFFGRRDGNAHAYRIAGSFQTPIVVDVADAQAPVVIVPVQVDGSHLFIDHGASMEVQPVLAVSNLAALKTPFAVVATQVDDLRAESNQADYIIITHDNFYANAVNYAAYRQLRDGLRTRVVRISDVYAQFAGGRVDPVAIRDFLRYTHEHWSGARPSYCLLAGDGVYDFRNNLGTGGVNYVPPYIVAGDETVSDENFVYLDSLYDLDADDSYPSDRGVDMVIARWAVKTAAEFETVAAKIKAYDEAADAGNWRNIITLIADDEKHPQSTLPEVFHTQDTEVLAGTIIPPGFVLDKIYGIAYPLGAASEKPEMREAIIRAINAGRLIVNYTGHGNPNLWADERIFRRVQDIPRLNNAARLPLIFNASCSIGFFDNPQSEGMAEDLLRYANGGAVGTISATRLVYSRPNFEFNKAGMTQLLSGKNYTIAEAVYVTKLLRQGVAGVGDNDRKYIYMGDPLSRLALAPNQIDFVTFAPDSLVALTVTDLAGEIEDQDGIKQSDFDGEATISVFDNQRTRTFVIPPFTVSYAEYGPEIYRGRVAVRDGDFNLKFVVPKDISYGGREARISGYAASATSGAAGVIYPIAIGSINKETVDSTGPTVSVYFAGNPQLSNGATLKQNSEVTVELYDSLGINLTGEIGHGIELTIDERPEFAFAVTDSFTYDPDSHQRGRATMVLPVLADGPHQLQVKAWDSANNSSLATVDFNVNAAAGIEITDLLCYPNPVAEACEFSYSLSADADHVILKLFTLSGLEIWSKTGLPASRGAHQGIAWDGRDADGDRPANGVYLFQLSARAASAGASGDDNSKAVATGKLVVLK from the coding sequence GTAGCAGCGAAGCAAAGGAGGCCAAAGTTGCGGTCTTCCGCAGCAGCGCTCAAGGCCTAAGTCTGCGCTTGACCGCCGACGGGCAGGTAGATGCGACCGCTACGGGAGTGAGTCAGGCCACGGCGGCGGAGAGGACCTGGATCGAGGCCGCTGACGGCAGCGCGCAGGAGGCCTATGTCATCTGCTTCTACTCCCCGAATCGAAATCTCGCAAGCTTGGTCTCAGCGAAACTCACCGTTGGCGACAAAGCGTTACGCTCGGTAGGGAATTCGGTTGTCGAGAATGTGGCGGAGGTGTCCGTCGTTGCGCCAGTACTGATCCGCGGACGCTGGGTCGGCAAGGTTGTGGTTCCGGTCGAAGCGCAGCGCGGCGGCACGTACTACGAGGTGACGGCGGCGGAGATCGAGTTGGTGTTCAGCGGCGAGCCAGAACTGCGTGAGGAGAGATCGGCAGGCCCGCTGGACCGGTTGTTGGATGAGTTAGCCGTGAACGCCGAACAGGCGGCGGCATGGACGCAGCCGCTGCGAAAGAGCGTCGGCGCGGCAGTGTATAATCCGTTCGCGCTGAGCGGATCGTGGGTGCGAATCGCCGTAACCGAGAGCGGCTTGTACAAGATCACGCGCAGTGATCTGACGAACGCAGGAGTGAGTATGAGCGGGGTCGACCCGCGGACACTGCGGTTGTTTCATGCCGGCGGCAAGCCGCTGCCGGTGCCGAATGCAACGCCGCGCGATTCACTCACGGAGGTTGCGATCGTGGTGGCAGGCGAAGCGGACGGCAACTTTGGGAATGACGACTACGTGATGTTTTACGGCAACGGCGGCGATTTCTGGGAGTCGCAGGCGGGGCCGGCGTATGTGCAGCATCCGTACAGCGATCGCAATGTGTATTACCTGGCGATTGGAGGCACTTTCCCCGAACCGGCAAGACGCATGGGAACGGTGTCCGGGGATCGCAATGATGTAATCGACACGGTAAGCCGGACGATCGACTACCTGCATTTCGAAGAAGAGGCGCAGTTTTCGCAGTCGGGGGATGATGTTTTTGATTACTACAACTGGTATTGGGGGCTGGCGGGCGATCTGACGCTTTTTGTCAACTTGCCGCAACCGGCGCCGCAGTCGGTGAATCGATTCAGGATTAAGACGACGCGACAGACGTTCAACTTGAAGCTGAATAATTTTGACATCCCGCGTGATTCGAGTGTCGGGTTGGTGCACTTCTACACGAGCAACCGGCTCACGAATGGGCTGAATCAATTCAGTATCGATTACGCCTTCAACGACGGCTACACGGACTACCTGGAAGTCGAGTTAGAGCGTGACTTGAACCTGCCGGCGTCGGGGCAACTGCTGTTCTTCGGCCGGCGCGACGGGAACGCGCATGCGTACCGGATTGCGGGAAGTTTCCAGACACCGATCGTGGTTGATGTCGCGGATGCCCAGGCGCCGGTTGTGATAGTGCCGGTGCAGGTAGACGGCAGCCACTTGTTTATCGATCACGGCGCGAGCATGGAAGTACAGCCGGTATTGGCGGTCAGCAACCTGGCGGCGCTGAAGACGCCGTTTGCGGTCGTGGCGACGCAGGTTGACGATCTTCGGGCAGAGAGCAACCAGGCGGATTATATCATCATCACGCACGACAATTTCTATGCGAATGCCGTCAATTACGCGGCTTACCGGCAACTGCGCGACGGTTTGCGGACGCGCGTGGTGCGGATTTCTGATGTCTACGCGCAGTTCGCGGGCGGCCGGGTTGATCCGGTAGCGATTCGGGATTTTCTGCGCTACACGCACGAGCATTGGAGCGGTGCGCGGCCATCATACTGTCTGTTAGCGGGGGATGGCGTGTATGATTTCCGCAACAATCTTGGCACCGGCGGCGTGAACTACGTCCCGCCGTATATCGTGGCCGGCGACGAGACGGTCTCGGATGAGAATTTTGTCTACCTGGACTCACTGTATGATCTGGATGCCGACGATTCGTATCCGAGCGATCGCGGGGTGGACATGGTGATCGCGCGCTGGGCGGTCAAGACGGCGGCGGAATTTGAGACGGTGGCGGCGAAGATCAAGGCATATGACGAGGCTGCCGATGCCGGCAACTGGCGGAACATTATCACGTTGATTGCCGACGACGAGAAGCACCCGCAGTCGACTCTGCCGGAAGTGTTTCACACGCAGGATACCGAGGTGCTGGCGGGGACGATCATTCCGCCGGGATTCGTTTTGGACAAGATATACGGGATTGCCTACCCACTCGGTGCGGCTTCGGAGAAACCGGAGATGCGGGAGGCGATCATCCGCGCGATCAATGCCGGTCGGCTGATTGTCAATTACACCGGCCATGGGAATCCCAATCTCTGGGCCGATGAGCGAATCTTCCGGCGGGTGCAGGACATTCCGCGGCTGAACAATGCCGCACGGTTGCCGCTGATTTTCAACGCCTCCTGTTCGATCGGATTCTTTGACAATCCGCAGTCGGAGGGGATGGCCGAGGATTTACTGCGGTATGCCAACGGCGGTGCGGTCGGGACGATTTCGGCGACGCGGCTGGTGTATTCGCGGCCGAATTTCGAATTCAACAAGGCCGGGATGACGCAGCTTCTGAGCGGCAAGAACTACACGATCGCCGAGGCGGTCTATGTGACCAAGCTGCTGCGGCAGGGAGTGGCCGGAGTGGGCGACAACGACCGGAAGTATATTTACATGGGCGATCCGCTGTCGCGGCTGGCGCTGGCGCCGAACCAAATCGATTTCGTTACGTTCGCCCCGGATTCGCTGGTAGCGCTGACGGTGACCGATCTGGCGGGCGAAATCGAGGACCAGGACGGCATCAAGCAGAGCGATTTCGACGGCGAGGCGACGATCAGCGTGTTTGACAACCAGCGGACGCGGACATTTGTGATTCCGCCGTTTACGGTATCGTACGCGGAGTACGGCCCGGAGATCTATCGCGGGCGCGTGGCGGTGCGGGACGGCGACTTCAATCTCAAGTTTGTCGTGCCGAAGGATATCAGTTACGGCGGTCGGGAAGCGCGGATCAGCGGCTATGCGGCCTCGGCCACCAGCGGCGCCGCCGGGGTGATTTATCCGATTGCGATCGGCAGTATCAACAAGGAGACCGTCGACTCGACCGGTCCGACGGTGAGCGTGTATTTCGCCGGCAATCCGCAATTGTCGAACGGGGCGACCCTCAAGCAGAACTCGGAAGTGACCGTGGAGTTGTACGATTCGCTGGGGATCAATCTGACCGGCGAGATCGGGCATGGAATCGAACTGACGATCGACGAACGACCGGAATTCGCATTCGCTGTGACCGACAGCTTCACCTACGATCCCGACAGTCACCAGCGCGGCCGGGCGACGATGGTGCTGCCGGTTTTGGCGGACGGGCCGCACCAATTGCAGGTCAAGGCGTGGGACTCGGCGAATAACTCGAGCCTGGCGACGGTTGATTTTAACGTTAATGCCGCCGCCGGCATCGAGATAACCGATCTTTTGTGCTATCCGAATCCCGTGGCCGAGGCGTGCGAATTCAGCTACAGCTTGTCGGCGGA